From the genome of Actinacidiphila yeochonensis CN732, one region includes:
- a CDS encoding GNAT family N-acetyltransferase: protein MLRALYARVAQRLVADRRLVHYVDVPAGDAATTPWSDLGFGRELVQGLMAVKARGRQPRGVDGMVIRRAGPGDLPQVGRMAAESARRQRGTATFQPQPEAALAALRVRYAGALGDPRCAAWIASRRGEEIGMVLLAPAEPDPVVPASCVELLETYVEPASRGEGISRVLLATAVAWAYDNGHRYMSARWPSASPLAAGHFPAIGFRPVAYRLSRVLDSRLTGQAGTF, encoded by the coding sequence GTGCTGCGCGCCCTCTACGCGCGGGTGGCCCAGCGCCTGGTCGCCGACCGGCGGCTGGTGCACTACGTCGACGTCCCGGCCGGGGACGCCGCCACCACCCCGTGGTCCGACCTGGGTTTCGGGCGGGAGCTCGTGCAGGGGCTGATGGCCGTCAAGGCCCGCGGCCGGCAGCCGCGCGGGGTGGACGGGATGGTGATCCGCCGGGCCGGCCCCGGCGACCTGCCGCAGGTGGGCCGGATGGCCGCCGAGTCGGCACGCCGGCAGCGCGGCACCGCGACCTTCCAGCCGCAGCCCGAGGCAGCGCTGGCCGCACTGCGGGTGCGGTACGCCGGCGCGCTCGGCGACCCGCGCTGCGCCGCCTGGATCGCCTCCCGGCGCGGCGAGGAGATCGGCATGGTGCTGCTGGCGCCGGCCGAACCCGACCCGGTGGTGCCCGCCTCCTGTGTCGAACTCCTGGAGACCTACGTCGAGCCGGCCTCCCGCGGCGAGGGCATCAGCCGGGTCCTGCTGGCCACCGCCGTCGCCTGGGCCTACGACAACGGGCACCGGTACATGTCGGCGCGCTGGCCGTCCGCCTCGCCGCTGGCGGCCGGGCACTTCCCCGCGATCGGCTTCCGTCCGGTCGCCTACCGGCTCAGCCGGGTCCTCGACTCCCGACTCACCGGCCAGGCCGGCACCTTCTGA